One window from the genome of Diabrotica virgifera virgifera chromosome 6, PGI_DIABVI_V3a encodes:
- the LOC114338771 gene encoding chitin-binding domain protein cbd-1-like, with protein sequence MLQIFLLSALILHAHLQPTYCPMGSYFEHETDCTKFYQCAPWGAQLMNCSSGTVFDPEINVCSWRRPGICGWTTTEITTNPELSTGSCSKEPTTISTTIKPDPISICRERPEEVFINANPYDGSQFIVCNSGNGVINSCPNDKFYDPITGSCSSQKKADTCETNPDQTVYDPISICRERPNEKFVKEIPNNCSQYIMCNCGNGVIHTCPDNQFFHPKTKSCSILKNDNCSPK encoded by the exons CCACGTATTGTCCAATGGGATCCTACTTTGAACATGAGACTGATTGTACGAAGTTTTATCAGTGCGCGCCCTGGGGCGCCCAATTGATGAACTGTTCTTCTGGCACTGTATTTGATCCCGAAATTAATGTTTGCAGTTGGCGTCGACCAGGGATATGTGGTTGGACGACTACAGAAATCACAACAAATCCAGAGTTATCTACAGGAAGTTGTTCGAAAGAACCAACAACGATTTCAACAACAATAAAACCA GATCCAATAAGTATTTGCAGGGAGCGACCTGAGGAAGTATTCATTAACGCGAATCCTTACGATGGTTCCCAGTTCATAGTGTGCAATAGTGGTAATGGTGTAATAAATAGCTGCCCTAATGATAAATTCTACGATCCTATAACAGGAAGTTGTAGTTCCCAAAAAAAAGCTGACACCTGTGAAACAAATCCAGACCAAACTGTCTAT gatCCAATAAGTATTTGCAGGGAGCGTCCTAATGAAAAATTCGTTAAGGAAATCCCTAACAACTGTTCCCAGTACATAATGTGCAATTGTGGTAATGGTGTAATCCATACCTGCCCCGATAATCAATTCTTCCATCCTAAGACAAAAAGTTgtagtattttaaaaaatgataacTGTTCCCCAAAATAA